The Elusimicrobiota bacterium genome includes a region encoding these proteins:
- a CDS encoding ABC transporter permease: MLRLAWRNVCRNLRRSLITVASMACGLAAIMFGQSMIKSVQRQLIERATGSITGHLQIQNRSIKEYKFPDKYIEDPAPVEAVLSRQTGIRAFGKRIDVTGLVSSPTGSVGAMICAVEPDKEKQITTMAGYITLGRYLGGAEHEAVLGDKIAQRLDLRLGEKVVVMAQADDGSMGAEAFRVVGIYHTGSTTFDGQFIYIPLAGGQALLAAGRKVNQIVVRLDDIGLADRVRAELAEKLGRGPVQVLRWLDIDHEIVAIQTFQNALLDIVLLIVFAIVALGILNTLLMSLFERVREFGVLMAIGARPRWVMKLVLAESVILGSVGTVLGLGIGCLLITYYGKAGLRLAVGDALSYFLPFPSVIYLRFDWPSHARALCAVLVVSVLAALPPALRACRLNPSEALRHV, from the coding sequence GTGCTCCGTTTGGCCTGGCGCAACGTCTGCCGCAACCTGCGGCGCAGCCTCATCACCGTGGCCTCCATGGCCTGCGGCCTGGCCGCCATCATGTTCGGCCAGAGCATGATCAAGAGCGTCCAGCGCCAGCTCATCGAGCGCGCCACCGGCTCCATCACCGGCCACCTCCAGATCCAGAACCGCAGCATCAAGGAGTACAAGTTCCCGGACAAGTACATCGAGGACCCCGCGCCTGTGGAGGCCGTCCTGTCTCGGCAGACCGGCATCAGAGCCTTCGGCAAGCGCATCGACGTCACCGGACTGGTCTCCTCTCCGACCGGCTCCGTGGGCGCCATGATCTGCGCCGTGGAGCCGGACAAGGAGAAGCAGATCACCACCATGGCCGGCTACATCACTTTGGGCCGCTACCTGGGCGGCGCCGAGCACGAGGCGGTCCTGGGCGACAAGATCGCCCAGCGCCTGGACCTGCGCCTGGGAGAGAAGGTTGTGGTCATGGCCCAGGCCGACGACGGCAGCATGGGCGCCGAAGCCTTCCGAGTCGTGGGGATCTATCACACCGGCAGCACCACCTTCGACGGCCAATTCATCTATATCCCGCTCGCCGGCGGCCAGGCCCTGCTGGCCGCGGGCCGCAAGGTCAACCAGATCGTGGTCCGGCTCGACGACATCGGGCTCGCCGACCGGGTGCGCGCCGAGCTGGCCGAGAAGCTGGGCCGCGGGCCCGTGCAGGTCCTGCGCTGGCTCGACATCGACCATGAGATCGTGGCCATCCAGACCTTCCAGAACGCCCTGCTCGACATCGTCCTGCTCATCGTGTTCGCCATCGTGGCCCTGGGCATCCTCAACACCTTGCTCATGAGCCTCTTCGAGCGCGTGCGCGAGTTCGGCGTGCTCATGGCCATCGGCGCGCGGCCGCGCTGGGTCATGAAGCTGGTGCTGGCCGAGTCCGTCATCCTGGGCTCGGTGGGCACGGTCCTGGGGCTCGGGATCGGCTGCCTGCTCATCACCTACTACGGCAAGGCCGGCCTGCGCCTGGCCGTGGGCGACGCTCTGTCCTATTTCCTGCCCTTCCCGTCCGTCATCTACCTCCGCTTCGACTGGCCCAGCCACGCCCGCGCCCTCTGCGCGGTGCTGGTGGTCAGCGTGCTCGCGGCCCTGCCGCCCGCTTTGCGCGCCTGCCGCCTCAATCCCTCGGAGGCCCTGCGCCATGTCTAA
- a CDS encoding ABC transporter ATP-binding protein: protein MSKAPLISVRHVSKTYAAKVTALTSVSMDFQAGEFSAIAGPSGSGKTTLLNIIGTLDAPSSGEVLYEGRKVSHLSPPEAADFRLRSLGFIFQAYNLIPVLSAVENVEYPMVLQGVPASERRARALEVLGWVGLETMANRRPNLLSGGQQQRVAVARSIVHRPMVVLADEPTANLDSKTAASLLDLMGSLNQDRGITFIFSSHDPAVLSRARRVIHLHDGKLAPS, encoded by the coding sequence ATGTCTAAGGCCCCCCTGATATCGGTCCGCCACGTCTCCAAGACTTACGCGGCCAAGGTCACGGCGCTGACCTCGGTGAGCATGGACTTCCAGGCCGGAGAGTTCTCCGCCATCGCCGGGCCTTCCGGCTCGGGCAAGACCACCTTGCTCAACATCATCGGGACTTTGGACGCGCCCAGCTCGGGGGAGGTCCTCTACGAGGGCCGCAAGGTCTCGCACCTGTCCCCGCCCGAAGCCGCGGACTTCCGCCTGCGCTCTTTGGGCTTCATCTTCCAGGCCTACAACCTCATCCCGGTGCTCAGCGCCGTGGAGAACGTCGAGTATCCCATGGTCCTGCAGGGCGTGCCGGCCTCGGAGCGGCGCGCCCGCGCCTTGGAGGTGCTCGGCTGGGTGGGCCTGGAGACCATGGCGAACCGCAGGCCCAACCTGCTCTCGGGCGGCCAACAGCAGAGGGTCGCGGTCGCCCGCTCCATCGTGCACCGGCCCATGGTGGTGCTGGCCGACGAACCCACGGCCAACCTCGACTCCAAGACCGCGGCCTCTTTGCTGGACCTCATGGGCTCGCTCAATCAGGACCGCGGCATCACCTTCATCTTCTCCAGCCACGACCCGGCCGTGCTCTCCCGCGCGCGCCGCGTGATCCACCTCCACGACGGGAAGCTCGCTCCGTCATGA